The following nucleotide sequence is from Takifugu flavidus isolate HTHZ2018 chromosome 4, ASM371156v2, whole genome shotgun sequence.
GGTTCATCTTCAAAGAGACGGGCTGGTACAAGACGGGTCAGAGATACCCCACCAGGACTGCCTCCGGGAAACGCTCCAGCGAGATGCGGCAGCGGCTCTACAGTGAGAGCAGCTTCGACCTGCCTGAGGAGAGTGAGGGCCCGCAGCTGATCAGACAAAACAGTTTCAATCAGGCCAGGGGGGGTGGTGACCAGAAGGCTCATCGACAGGGCAGCTTCAAACAGCCGCAATTAAGCCTGAGCCTACCGCAGACGTACCTCGGCAAGCCTGACCATTTTAACAGGGAGAAGTCGGCAGCTCTTCAGGGGCCGATGATATTTGTCAATGAGATGTAATTTGGGGTTTTTGGTGTTGAAATATTAGGAAAACATTTTCAGATAATGGACATTCCTCTTTCCAACAGCTCATGTTATTAATAATTATACtgtaaatatttgtgtgtgtgtgtgtttgtgtgacttgTGTATGAAAAGTTGTTCTTTAAAATCAATAGATGTATGAAAGTATCAAACCTGCAAAAAGTAAAGTCATTCATAAAACATAAATTCCAGTAAAAGTAACTATTTACTCACATGTGTGCACTATattcatttaatgtttatttagaTTAAACCTTTTTTGTGCAATAAAATAAGTCAGATTAAGCAGAACCCTATTTTCAGAGGCAGATAGACAGTATGCTTTGAATATTGCTTTATCAAATACAgcataaacatgtttttgttgtgattatAATCTCGATCTAGAGTTAGATCTAATTCAATTAAACTTTATTTGCAGTCTAGGTTTTCTGCAGGAGCCTTAAGATGaacaaaaatgcaataaaagttAGATTATATACAGATATAAAGCATAATGTGGTGTGTTTCCTTGGGAAAATTAGTTGATAGTTCAGTGGGAACATTTATGTTTCTTCCTTTCATGATCAGTGATGATTTCTTGATGTTGTACagtgtaacaaatgttttatatttctatatttggTGAAAGATGTTGTGGGCCTCTTCTGTCTGCTTTACTGGAAATCCTATAAGTGAaaattcaattcaactttattaatacagtgtctgttacaatcaagatcgTCTCCGGAGTCTTTACACAAACCCGGGGCCTGACCCCTGAACAAGCAACAAGGGGCTCATATGGGGGACAGCTCCTGctgagagacagaaaaggaacTGGACACACAGGACAGAATCAAATACatcataaatgtatttatagaTTCTAAGATTTTTTATTGCTTATTCATTGAGTCATTTAATAACcttatcaaaataaaataagatcaAGCTTGAGCTGAAGTTATTTATTCATGAGTTCTTTCAACACCTGTAATGTCAAACTACAACTGGTCATTTATACTATCATCTTTGAATACTAAGCCTTAAAGTCATTATACTTATACAGTAAACTGTCTTTTGATGTGAATCCACTCTGTGTGTTGCCATTTAAATTATATTTGAAACATGGATTTTGTGTTACTCTGATTAATATTAAAGCTTATATATCCATTTTAAGTACACATTAATTCAAAAAATACATACTGACTCAAAATTTGTATGAAATCATGAAAATTTCACAAGGTGACAGATTGCTTTAGTAAGATAGAATGAAACCGTCTGCAATAATGTGTGTTGATCAATGTGGAACCCTGATTAAAAGGGAACTGCAGCTGTTTGCTTGTCATTAGCAGGATATATAAAAATCAAAATACCCCCTTCTGTGTGATTCTACTCTACTTTTCTCTAGATATCTGCATAAATGCCTTTATAAGACAAAAGACTTGGCGCCAGCTTAAAGATTGCGTGTTTTAATGCTGTGAATTTTATCCTGCGCTCTTCACAACATCTTCTGGTTGGTTGTTTAGACCAGTGTGTGCAACCGTACCCTTCAATTAGAAAAAAGAGAGGCCACATTTGTCTTTGCTGGCCCCTAACAGATGCTAAATAGATGCAGCTGTCCAGAGCATCCTCCATGAAGAAAATTACAGTGCAGGAGCCCAAAATGTCACACTTAGGGTCAGGTTACCAAGCGAAAATAAGCAGCTTCACATCATGAGACACAATACTGGGTGGGAGATGGGTATATATGTATGTAATTAAACAGATGTTATGCACCGATTTGTAACATGTgcagatttttgtcttttattccaACTGAAGAAGTCTGTGAAATATGCTGCAAGTGATTCAGACGTGTTTTATATTCTTATGCAGACCTGCAGGGGGCAACATCATCCTGTCCGTTCTCACACAACCTCCATCAATATAAAGCGCatgtgaaaaataaagaaaaaaagcacgTATTTGTGTTTACTATTGAGAAATAACATTAAATGTAACACAAAATATACTGATGAAGTTAAATGCAGCCTAAAGGCAATAATTCCTTGTGTTGGTTCACTCAGCAGAAACATTATTGtaagatttcttttttatatcTTTGCTTTGTACATAATGTTTTCTCCAATGATTACGGTATATTTTATTCCCACATTTGCTTTATAGGATttcatgttgtttgtttttaccatCCTGCAAGAACTTGCAGCACGTGCAACTAAAAAGTTAAACACTCATTATGTTTTAGTCACACAGAAGCATTTGCAGACAATAAAAATGGCTTCAATCTTTTTATTCAATTTATgcaaataaataattcataaaACAAGGCATAAAGAATGTCCTGGTTATTCTGGGAATTGTTTTGAAAAAAGATAATTTATTTCAATTATGTATTTATAAAAGCCTTTATTAACATCTAAGTGTATTTTACCTGTTAGATTGTCTATAACACTTTTATTTGCGTAACTTAACagttgtaatgtaatgtaatctGTGACAATGACCACCAATTCACGAGGCCTCCTTAAATACAGGACAGACTTTTGGAcacaaaagtgttttgcacATTAGATGGTTTTCATTCTTATTCTTCCCAATGTTTCAGAGCAATTGGAAGTCATAATGAATTTTTAAAGGGTTTCTAACAAGCTGGGAAAACTGTTTATTAAAACATAATTCAGTCAGCATCTACAGTTCAGTGTTGAATGAAAGCATCCAGGGTATTTCTTTTTAGtcttgcatttattttgttttctttttttataaagaCATAGAGGCGGTCACTGGTAGAGCTGTAATACAATAATTACCACATGTGTCTGCATATAATTCAATAAAGTGATCATGTGTAATTGACATAATACATACAAATATTATTCCCAGAAGGTCAAAAAGTTTGGTTTATTCACCCAGATGGAAGAAGTGTCAGTGtggttctttatttttttcccagaaaatacatttatttccacattAATAGGTGGGTGGAATTGGAATGAACAGAATAGAAAAAAATCTTTAGATTTTGTTACCCAATCAAACCAAAACCTAATTTGAATttcacaacaaaaaaagaaacacagcagaagcTTATAGATAATCGGCTGAACAGTGTATTATACTGGGTAAAGACAACTTTCCTTGAAGGATGAGTGAAAGGAGCATATGGTGCTCATGCAAAACAGAGAGGATCCACATTGTTGTCATTTCATTCTGTATTTTGACTATCAGACACTCTGGTGATGACGAATGGTCACTGATAGGTGATATGATAGTGACATTGACCACTTAGAAGACGATGAATCCAAAGAACACATGTTCCAACCCAGAATGCCTAACTAGGACAAAGGTCAGACATTGTTGGAGTTTCTTCCGTTATGTCAGGATGAAGAACATGAAAACTCACAAGCATGAACATAGAGATGTCTGCCAAGTGGGACAATTACATTTACTTTTCTGATCATTCTTAATTCCACCCAGTCTTCTTAATGCTGATTGAGGTGGTGTTTTATATCTTAGTGAGTTTGTCATGCAACTAGGATAATGAGATTAGGAGAGGATTGACAGGAAGCACACAACTCAAGCCAAattgttaataaaaaaaaagcacagccGGTCAATTCATgtaacacattttaaatgtgaacttatttattttaatcacattttattaaagATATGAAAAAGTATTCAAGTACAgataaggttttttttttgttcttctcaAGCTATTTACCAGTTTCCTTAAATAACAAATAtaggtaaaaaaataaaaatctacaataaaaataatgcaaTTTTATTTTCAACTTAATCTAACACATATCCTTCTAATGAACAACAATTTGTAAGGTTTTCAGCCAGTCATTGCATTACTCACCCTCTATAAACACTGCTTCTTCTCTTTTACTCATGGTCACAACAggaccatcatcatcctctgctgcagttttttCTCCAATATTTATCGCAGGATATTTCTACTTGAAACAAAACCAAGTTAACCGAGTCTGACAACTCTTCAAAAAGGCCAACGAATTTTTAGAATTACTTTTTTAATGCACATGAGCCGGCCGATACGTACAGAAACAAATAACCAGCAAACATATAGCAAGATACATGAGTCAcctttaaaaggtttaaaaggCAAATTAGTGCTATAAGTtctaaaggaaagaaaacaagtaCAGTTTAAAAATGAACCATTTATGTGAATCGAAAGGCACAAGTTAAAGTAAAGATTAATTACATTTATAGTAACTTCTACATTTTAGAATAATCTCATAATTTTTTCTGCTAGTATCGCCATGAGTTGTTTTAATATAATCATATGCGTAATGTGAAATTCATGCATAATAACTATTCCATGTGCTGAATAGTTTAaacaaggtagttttctgtgtcaactggactgtttttcttctcttttgaagacgtttcgccttctatccagaaggcttcttcatttCTGAATAGTTTAAAGTTCACTGCAAACTGTAGCACCCAGAATGCGACAACAGTCAGATGACCATATGGTTTAGCGCAAAATAATCTAAAGACTATGATGTGAACCAACTCTCATTCATCCACTCAGACTACAATGCCACAGAGAGTGATTGTAATTTGTAGTTTACCTCCATGTCAACTGGCCTGTCAATCCCTGGTTCATCTAGAGGTGGAAGGAGAGAATCCAAAGCTCTTCTTCAGTCCAAACTAAGCTGTAGAAATTCATGCAGAAATCTGCAGTATGCTCCTCACAGTAAGCCTACACAGACCTGCCCAAGACACTATTTCTAGTTAGAGGATGGGCAATGTGGATAAAAGCAAAACCCATCACTTAATTGACTAAAGGAGGACTACATTAACAAAGTCACTGTTCAGGATCAGTGAGGTAAACAGGCCTGTTAATTGCATTATTGTCTACAATTAATTCCACATCCTTTAATTCCAATAAAGTAAGCAATGGAAGCGTCATCGCAAACACCTTCTGAATGTAAGCAAATTAGTAAAGTCAAAGCTAATTAGCTGTTCTTTTTGTATGGCGAGAGGTCAAACAACCTGTGTCACCTGCTGAACTAAAAATTTGGATTAAAAAAGCTTTAAATACACTGTCACCCATTAAAGTGGAATAATCTTTTTTTCAGACACATCATTCCCATGTTTTATACgtcattattttaatgtttaaggATTTATGCACTTTATCATAAAAATACATTCTGTTGTCATAATCATTTAATAAGAagaggtaaaaataaaatatattttattccaACTTTAGGTGCAACACTGTTAATCAAGGGGGCAGTGGTATCTTAATCTGGGTtgagaagaagagggttttCAGCACACCATCAAAGGCAAACAGGAAGGTGTGCTGCAAGCAGGAGAGGGACCAGAACACTTTCACAGCACTactgaggtgcccttgagcaaggtaccataTCTCCAAACGCTCACAAAGGGCTCTTCAATGAGGTGGCAATTCATCCATGGGTGTACCCTGCCGTTTGCCCAacaatatttctaaaatattgTTATTAATGGCAATGAAAatttaaatcaatatttaaacTTACATCAAAAAGTAGAGCACCAACACACAAGACTGATTTATCTATGCAGTGTTCAGATTCTTTATATTAGTTAATAGCAACATAAACTGTTTGATAACATAACTGTAGCTTAGTCGTATCATAGCTTCATTTCTAATATTATTCAACTTTAAGGAACAGTTTCTGTGTCAGACTATTAGGCTCCACATTGTGTTTCGCAGAAACATGTTTCTCTATCCTCACGATCAGCTCAGGAGAGGGGTAATCCAGTTACAGAGCCTGCACACAATCAGTCAGGAGTTACTGGATACATGTGGATACAAAGAGTTAAAGAAAACAACTTTTGGATTGCTTCAAATAGAGTCTGaaatcaatacatttgaaaaatatGAATGCAATCCTCAGCACTTCATGTTGACAGTGACCTAAAAGTCTCTAAGGAAACGTAACCCGGATTACTGCATTTCCTCAAGACTTTCAAATTGGACCAAATTGCTTTAGGTGTCTGAATCTTTAGTAGATTACTTCCTGACCTCCTTTATCTTCAGCATCACCTCAAAAGACCATAATCCAATTTTGTCAGTAGAGTTATCAGTAGGGTATAAAAACCAGTCAGCCTTTCTGAGTGTGGCATTCATCAGCACACCTGACGTCTTTTGAAGTCCTAGCAGAAGAACACAACAGTGAAGATGGCTTGGGATGGAGGAATTGAGCCCAATGGCACAGAAGGAAAGAACTTCTACATCCCCATGTCCAACAGGACTGGGATTGTTAGAAGTCCTTTTGAATACCCTCAGTATTATTTGGCAGATCCCATCATGTTCAAGATTCTGGCACTCTACATGTTCTTCCTGATCTGCACTGGGACTCCCATCAACGGCCTGACATTGCTGGTGACAGCCCAGAACAAGAAGCTCCGACAACCTCTCAACTATATCTTGGTCAACCTGGCAGTGGCTGGACTGATCATGTGCGCCTTTGGATttaccatcaccatcacctccGCTGTCAATGGCTACTTCATACTCGGAGCCACTGCCTGCGCTGTCGAGGGATTCATGGCCACTCTTGGAGGTCAGAGAGAAATCGAGAGAAGCTCGATAGTGCTTTTGGAGGTCCCCTCATATGATGTGAAATGTTGAAGTTTTTTTgaagtttttctgtttctttttttccacaggTGAAATTGCTTTATGGTCACTTGTTGTCCTGGCTGTCGAAAGGTACGTTGTTGTCTGCAAACCTATGGGAAGCTTCAAATTCACTGGCACTCATGCTGCAGTTGGAGTCGCTTTCACTTGGATCATGGCTTTTGCCTGCGCTGCGCCCCCTCTCTTTGGCTGGTCCAGGTAAGTTACTGGTCAACTGAAAAGCTGAGACGTTCCGAGGTGCCGTGGTTAACAGAGACCTGCTCTTTATTCCCACAAAGGTACCTCCCAGAGGGCATGCAGTGCTCCTGTGGACCTGACTACTACACCCTAGCTCCAGGATACAACAATGAATCATATGTCATATACATGTTTTCCTGCCACTTCTTTGTTCCTGTCATCACCATCTTCTTCACTTATGGAAGTCTGGTGTTGACCGTCAAAGCTGTAAGTCACAGGCACCTTTAGTCTGTTTAAAACAACTTCTTCAGTTTTATTGATTGTCTCTTATTTGTTCAATCTGTTCAGGCTGCAGCCCAACAGCAGGAGTCAGAGTCCACCCAGAAAGCTCAGAAGGAAGTGACACGCATGTGCATCCTGATGGTCTTTGGCTTCCTCATGGCCTGGACCCCATATGCAACTTTCAGTGCATGGATCTTCATGAACAAGGGAGCTGCCTTCCATCCCCTAACAGCAGCTCTTTGCGCCTTCTTTGCCAAGAGCTCAGCCCTGTACAATCCCGTCATCTATGTGCTGTTGAACAAACAGGTTGGCTCCTTTGAAAGCTGCAGTAACTCTGGTGCACAATTGCATGC
It contains:
- the LOC130524159 gene encoding green-sensitive opsin-like → MAWDGGIEPNGTEGKNFYIPMSNRTGIVRSPFEYPQYYLADPIMFKILALYMFFLICTGTPINGLTLLVTAQNKKLRQPLNYILVNLAVAGLIMCAFGFTITITSAVNGYFILGATACAVEGFMATLGGEIALWSLVVLAVERYVVVCKPMGSFKFTGTHAAVGVAFTWIMAFACAAPPLFGWSRYLPEGMQCSCGPDYYTLAPGYNNESYVIYMFSCHFFVPVITIFFTYGSLVLTVKAAAAQQQESESTQKAQKEVTRMCILMVFGFLMAWTPYATFSAWIFMNKGAAFHPLTAALCAFFAKSSALYNPVIYVLLNKQFRNCMLSTIGMGGAVDDETSVSASKTEVSSVS